One region of Acidobacteriota bacterium genomic DNA includes:
- the rplM gene encoding 50S ribosomal protein L13 — MKTFIPKIDPAAREWIVVDLNGAILGRAAVQVADILRGKNKPTFTPHLDTGEHVVALNASGLKVTGKKIYQNYYYRYTGYPGGLRSVSMADRMAKHPEALFLSTVRGMLPKNRLGRQVIKKLHVYVGSEHPHRAQKPVKVELK, encoded by the coding sequence ATGAAGACATTTATACCGAAAATCGATCCGGCCGCGCGTGAGTGGATAGTCGTGGATCTCAACGGAGCCATCCTCGGCCGCGCAGCCGTGCAGGTTGCCGATATCCTTCGCGGAAAGAACAAACCCACGTTCACGCCGCATCTGGATACGGGCGAGCATGTAGTGGCATTGAACGCCTCCGGCCTCAAGGTGACCGGGAAGAAGATATACCAGAATTACTACTACCGGTATACCGGGTATCCCGGAGGCCTCAGGAGTGTCAGTATGGCTGACCGGATGGCCAAGCATCCGGAAGCTTTATTCCTTTCGACAGTCCGCGGCATGCTGCCGAAGAATCGCCTGGGCCGGCAGGTGATCAAGAAACTGCACGTGTATGTCGGGTCTGAACACCCGCACCGGGCCCAGAAACCAGTCAAAGTCGAACTAAAATAA
- the mtnA gene encoding S-methyl-5-thioribose-1-phosphate isomerase: MKVKPLERVGDSLRVIDQTELPGKLVYRRLDDYQDVIESIRSLRVRGAPAIGIAAAYGLAIAARQATSLDPAYLRTVGDRFKAARPTAVNLSWAVDRVLDSIARAQPGSGPEMVEFLWRQAEAIHDEDRLMCARIGEHGAQLIGDGAVVLTHCNAGALATGGIGTALGVIYTCRDQGKNLRVYADETRPLLQGARLTAWELQQEGIDVTLICDSTAGMLMQQGEIHFVLVGADRIAKNGDTANKIGTYTLAVLAKEHGIPFYVAAPSSTFDPSIDAGDQIIIEERASHEVTRSFGTRTAPEGVSVYSPAFDVTPQRLITGFITDEGVKPGGRAPA; encoded by the coding sequence ATGAAAGTGAAACCCCTGGAACGCGTGGGCGACAGCCTGCGCGTAATAGACCAGACCGAACTTCCCGGTAAACTGGTCTACAGGCGTCTGGACGACTACCAGGACGTCATCGAGAGTATCCGGAGCCTGAGGGTTCGGGGGGCGCCCGCCATAGGAATCGCAGCGGCCTACGGGCTTGCCATCGCCGCCCGGCAGGCAACCTCCCTTGATCCGGCCTATCTCAGGACCGTCGGCGACCGGTTCAAGGCCGCCCGCCCGACGGCGGTGAACCTCTCCTGGGCGGTTGACCGAGTCCTTGATTCAATTGCCCGCGCGCAACCGGGTTCCGGGCCGGAAATGGTCGAGTTTCTGTGGCGGCAGGCCGAAGCCATCCACGATGAAGACCGCCTTATGTGCGCACGCATCGGCGAACACGGTGCTCAGTTGATCGGGGACGGCGCTGTCGTTCTCACCCACTGCAACGCCGGTGCTCTGGCCACGGGCGGCATTGGCACGGCCCTGGGCGTCATCTACACCTGCCGCGACCAGGGTAAAAACCTCCGCGTATACGCCGACGAAACCCGGCCGCTCCTTCAGGGGGCGCGGCTTACGGCGTGGGAACTGCAACAGGAGGGTATCGACGTCACCCTGATCTGCGACAGTACGGCCGGAATGCTCATGCAGCAGGGGGAAATCCACTTTGTTCTGGTCGGCGCCGACCGGATCGCGAAAAACGGCGACACGGCCAACAAAATCGGCACCTATACGCTGGCCGTGCTCGCCAAGGAGCACGGGATACCGTTCTATGTTGCCGCACCGTCCTCCACCTTCGACCCTTCGATCGATGCGGGCGATCAGATAATAATTGAGGAACGGGCCTCTCACGAAGTGACGCGCAGCTTCGGAACGCGAACGGCTCCGGAGGGGGTGTCGGTCTATTCGCCTGCTTTCGACGTTACGCCGCAACGACTTATAACCGGTTTTATCACCGATGAGGGCGTCAAGCCGGGCGGAAGAGCGCCGGCCTGA
- a CDS encoding SprT-like domain-containing protein, with protein MRRTKRQLKALAALNHDLFDAAVCTPPASATLYTKIRQEAGQRLDTAALCFDVPRPELPSVPELYRLFDRYNWMYFDGKLPRARIEYSKRMSSAGSYTPEEKLIRMGRKYHGVFPGEVSDTLKHEMIHLLHIQHNDAFKAEAARIGASVRAKAHPSLRKPPRYIYVCRHCGREYPRQRRLRMASCGHCSRAGRFDPRFKLKLKASASRR; from the coding sequence ATGCGCAGGACGAAACGACAGCTTAAGGCCCTGGCGGCGCTGAACCACGACCTGTTTGACGCCGCCGTCTGCACTCCGCCCGCCTCGGCCACGCTGTATACGAAAATCAGGCAGGAGGCCGGCCAGCGCCTTGACACGGCGGCGCTGTGCTTTGACGTACCCCGGCCGGAGTTGCCGTCGGTGCCGGAGCTTTACAGGCTCTTTGACCGGTACAACTGGATGTATTTTGACGGCAAGCTGCCACGAGCGCGCATCGAATACTCAAAACGGATGTCATCGGCCGGATCATACACTCCTGAAGAGAAGCTGATCCGGATGGGCCGCAAGTACCACGGCGTTTTCCCCGGTGAGGTCTCCGATACGCTCAAGCACGAAATGATCCATCTGCTCCATATTCAGCATAACGATGCTTTCAAAGCTGAGGCCGCCCGGATCGGCGCCTCAGTCAGGGCTAAGGCTCATCCTTCCCTGCGCAAACCACCGCGGTATATCTACGTTTGCCGACATTGCGGAAGAGAATACCCCCGCCAGCGCCGGTTGCGAATGGCCTCCTGCGGCCATTGTTCGCGCGCGGGCCGGTTCGACCCTCGGTTTAAACTCAAGCTGAAGGCGTCCGCCAGCAGACGTTAG
- a CDS encoding secondary thiamine-phosphate synthase enzyme YjbQ, whose protein sequence is MTETREIQFKTRGDGDIIDITSKIEQAVRASAITSGVVTVFVPGSTGGVTTIEFEPGLLQDMPQLMEKLIPSGRPYKHDETWHDGNGFSHLRSSLIGPGITVPFSDSRLLLGTWQQVVFLEFDNRARSRRVILQVMGDAG, encoded by the coding sequence ATGACTGAAACGCGGGAAATCCAGTTCAAGACCAGGGGCGACGGCGATATCATTGACATCACGTCGAAGATAGAGCAGGCCGTAAGGGCCTCCGCGATCACCTCCGGTGTAGTCACTGTCTTTGTCCCCGGGTCCACCGGCGGGGTTACTACCATCGAGTTCGAACCGGGTCTTTTGCAGGATATGCCGCAGCTCATGGAGAAGCTGATCCCGTCGGGGCGTCCTTACAAGCACGATGAGACATGGCACGACGGTAATGGTTTCTCGCACCTTCGGTCGTCACTCATCGGCCCCGGTATCACCGTTCCCTTCAGCGACTCCCGGCTTCTTCTCGGCACCTGGCAACAGGTCGTCTTTCTGGAGTTCGACAACCGCGCCCGTTCCCGCCGGGTGATTCTTCAGGTCATGGGCGACGCCGGATGA
- a CDS encoding AMP-binding protein, protein MSRTVVTEITGQTSISLAFERIAAAYARRPAFIGKGGLGSAYTYAEVSDLVRALAAGLAGEPYRHRNEVALVSENRPEWPVAYLAVLAAGKTVVPIDPNLKPKELSYVLEHADIGLVFCSGRFEQTLLQLRTGLTVFSFEENSPHSWTRLGTAAVPWENTSFARTAALIYTSGTTGIPKAVELTHRNLLSNVEGARQALGLDEQDVFISVLPLHHTFEATCGFLTPLLSGASIVYVRSLKSREILEDIGRNGGTVMCGVPLLYEKMYRSINRGLQAAPAARRMLFHLLFGLSALGWRLGRKWGRKLFRRLRQKAGLDSIRMFVSGGAAIPPRIARFFNLVGFDFLQGYGMTECSPVISVNRPDNIRFGSVGPPLPNVEIRIDRPVAGGVGEILVRGPNVSPGYRGNPEQTAELIRGGWLHSGDLGRMKGGHLWITGRAKNLIVSAAGKNIYPEEIEERLAESRYVLEALVFGRDREGKQGEEVHALIVPDMEQFTAEFGFVDGHPDVENIEFVLKGVVGEINRHMADFKRISNFHVQLEELEKTSARKIKRFMYR, encoded by the coding sequence ATGTCCAGGACAGTTGTAACCGAGATTACCGGCCAGACCAGTATTTCGCTTGCCTTTGAACGAATCGCCGCCGCTTACGCGCGGCGTCCCGCATTCATAGGCAAGGGCGGCCTCGGGTCGGCATATACCTACGCCGAGGTTTCCGACCTCGTTCGTGCCCTTGCCGCCGGTCTGGCCGGCGAGCCGTACCGGCACAGAAACGAGGTCGCCCTGGTTTCGGAGAACCGTCCCGAGTGGCCCGTTGCCTACCTGGCGGTACTTGCCGCCGGGAAAACCGTCGTGCCCATTGACCCAAACCTCAAACCGAAGGAGTTGAGCTACGTTCTTGAGCACGCCGATATCGGCTTGGTGTTCTGCTCCGGCCGATTCGAACAAACTCTCTTGCAGCTCAGGACCGGGCTGACCGTCTTCTCCTTCGAGGAAAACTCACCCCATAGCTGGACACGGCTTGGCACGGCCGCTGTTCCGTGGGAGAATACCAGCTTTGCCCGGACGGCTGCGCTTATCTACACCTCCGGGACCACGGGCATCCCGAAAGCCGTGGAACTGACGCACCGAAACCTGCTGAGCAACGTCGAGGGAGCCAGGCAGGCCCTGGGATTGGATGAGCAGGATGTCTTTATCTCGGTCCTGCCGTTGCACCACACTTTCGAAGCCACGTGCGGCTTTCTGACGCCTCTGCTCAGCGGTGCCTCAATCGTCTATGTCCGGTCGTTGAAATCCCGGGAAATACTCGAGGATATCGGGCGCAACGGCGGTACCGTGATGTGCGGTGTCCCGTTGCTGTATGAGAAGATGTACCGGTCGATCAACCGCGGCCTTCAGGCGGCGCCTGCGGCACGGCGGATGCTGTTTCATCTTCTCTTCGGGCTGTCCGCTCTCGGCTGGCGGCTGGGGCGGAAGTGGGGCCGAAAGCTGTTTCGGCGCCTCAGGCAGAAAGCGGGGCTTGATAGCATCAGGATGTTCGTATCCGGAGGAGCGGCTATTCCGCCGCGAATCGCCCGCTTTTTCAACCTGGTCGGGTTCGACTTTCTCCAGGGTTACGGTATGACGGAATGCTCACCCGTTATTTCCGTTAACCGTCCCGACAATATTCGGTTCGGCTCGGTCGGTCCGCCTTTGCCCAATGTCGAGATCAGAATCGACCGGCCCGTTGCCGGTGGAGTCGGCGAAATACTGGTTCGCGGGCCCAATGTTTCTCCCGGGTACCGTGGCAATCCCGAACAGACGGCTGAGCTTATCCGGGGCGGCTGGCTCCATTCGGGTGACCTGGGGCGCATGAAGGGCGGTCATCTCTGGATCACCGGTCGCGCCAAAAACCTCATCGTTTCGGCCGCCGGGAAGAACATATATCCCGAGGAGATCGAAGAGCGGCTGGCGGAATCCAGATATGTCCTCGAGGCACTCGTTTTCGGGCGTGACAGGGAAGGCAAGCAGGGAGAAGAGGTGCACGCGCTTATTGTTCCCGACATGGAGCAGTTCACGGCCGAGTTCGGGTTTGTCGACGGCCACCCGGACGTGGAGAATATCGAGTTCGTGCTCAAGGGTGTCGTAGGCGAAATCAATCGGCACATGGCTGATTTTAAGCGAATCTCAAACTTTCACGTGCAGCTTGAAGAACTCGAGAAAACCTCGGCCAGGAAAATCAAGCGCTTCATGTACCGGTGA
- the rpsI gene encoding 30S ribosomal protein S9 has protein sequence MEKDVFMATGRRKAAVVRVRLQAGNGSFTVNGREVADYLMREALIELARRPLKLTENLGAFDVTCSAHGGGISGQAGAISLAVSRALNRFSADYRPRLRKAGLLTRDAREVERKKYGQPKARKRFQYSKR, from the coding sequence ATGGAAAAAGACGTTTTCATGGCAACCGGTCGACGCAAGGCGGCGGTGGTGCGCGTACGGCTGCAAGCGGGCAATGGCAGCTTTACGGTCAATGGGCGCGAAGTCGCCGATTATCTCATGCGTGAGGCGTTGATTGAGCTTGCCAGGCGGCCGCTCAAGCTGACAGAGAATCTGGGTGCGTTCGATGTTACCTGCTCGGCTCATGGCGGCGGTATCTCCGGTCAGGCGGGAGCTATCAGTCTCGCGGTCAGCCGCGCTCTGAATCGCTTCAGCGCCGACTACCGTCCCAGGTTGCGCAAGGCGGGCTTGCTCACCCGGGATGCGCGCGAAGTGGAGCGCAAGAAATACGGGCAGCCGAAGGCGCGCAAGCGCTTCCAGTATTCGAAGCGGTAG